A single genomic interval of Streptococcus suis harbors:
- the rplA gene encoding 50S ribosomal protein L1, whose amino-acid sequence MAKKSKNLRAALEKIDSTKLYSVEEAVALAKETNFAKFDASVEVAYNLNIDVRKADQQIRGAMVLPNGTGKTSRVLVFARGAKAEEAKAAGADFVGEDDLVAKINGGWLDFDVVIATPDMMAVVGRLGRVLGPRNLMPNPKTGTVTMDVAKAVEESKGGKITYRADKAGIVQALIGKVSFDADKLVENFKAFHDVMAKAKPATAKGTYMTSVSITTTQGVGIKVDPNSL is encoded by the coding sequence ATGGCTAAAAAAAGCAAAAACTTGCGTGCTGCTCTTGAAAAAATCGACAGCACAAAACTTTACAGCGTAGAAGAAGCTGTTGCTCTTGCAAAAGAAACTAACTTCGCTAAATTTGATGCGTCAGTTGAAGTTGCTTACAACTTGAACATCGACGTACGTAAAGCAGACCAACAAATCCGTGGTGCAATGGTATTGCCAAACGGTACTGGTAAAACTTCACGCGTTCTTGTTTTCGCACGTGGTGCTAAAGCAGAAGAAGCAAAAGCTGCTGGTGCAGACTTTGTTGGTGAAGATGACCTCGTTGCTAAAATCAACGGTGGTTGGTTGGACTTCGACGTTGTTATCGCAACTCCAGATATGATGGCTGTTGTTGGACGTCTTGGTCGTGTACTTGGTCCACGTAACTTGATGCCAAACCCTAAAACTGGTACAGTAACAATGGATGTTGCTAAAGCAGTTGAAGAGTCTAAAGGTGGTAAAATCACTTACCGTGCTGACAAAGCAGGTATTGTACAAGCTCTTATCGGTAAAGTATCATTTGACGCTGACAAACTCGTTGAAAACTTCAAAGCTTTCCACGATGTAATGGCTAAAGCTAAACCAGCTACAGCTAAAGGTACTTACATGACTTCAGTATCTATTACAACAACACAAGGTGTTGGTATCAAAGTTGATCCTAACTCACTTTAA
- the rplK gene encoding 50S ribosomal protein L11, with translation MAKKVEKLVKLQIPAGKATPAPPVGPALGQAGINIMGFTKEFNARTADQAGMIIPVVISVYEDKSFTFITKTPPAAVLLKKAAGVEKGSGTPNKTKVATVTRAQVQEIAETKMPDLNAASLEAAMRMIEGTARSMGFTVTD, from the coding sequence ATGGCTAAAAAAGTCGAAAAACTCGTAAAACTTCAAATTCCTGCAGGTAAAGCTACTCCAGCTCCACCAGTCGGTCCAGCACTTGGTCAAGCAGGTATCAACATCATGGGATTCACAAAAGAGTTTAACGCTCGTACAGCTGACCAAGCTGGTATGATCATCCCAGTAGTTATCTCTGTGTATGAAGATAAATCATTCACTTTCATCACTAAAACACCACCAGCTGCTGTTCTTTTGAAAAAAGCTGCAGGTGTTGAAAAAGGTTCAGGTACACCAAACAAAACTAAAGTTGCAACAGTTACTCGTGCACAAGTACAAGAAATTGCTGAAACTAAAATGCCTGACTTGAACGCTGCATCTCTTGAAGCAGCAATGCGTATGATCGAAGGTACTGCTCGTTCTATGGGATTCACTGTTACTGACTAA
- a CDS encoding DUF3397 domain-containing protein encodes MFESIIFLKIVAFLFIFLTLAISIIAVKFFRLQNRGWNFADIAFPLYAIEFYLISDKAYYNSLLPQLVLALSLLAIGLCGFFLLKKKNFLYRRFFKVFWRASFILTFLMYLALVIAVFTLKS; translated from the coding sequence ATGTTTGAATCGATTATATTTTTAAAAATAGTAGCCTTTCTATTTATCTTTCTAACCTTGGCCATTTCGATAATTGCTGTCAAGTTTTTTAGGTTGCAAAACCGAGGATGGAACTTTGCAGACATTGCCTTTCCTCTCTATGCAATTGAATTTTATCTGATTTCGGACAAGGCCTACTATAACAGTCTACTGCCTCAGCTTGTCCTAGCCCTCTCACTACTAGCGATTGGTCTTTGTGGTTTCTTCCTTTTAAAGAAAAAGAATTTTTTATATCGCCGTTTCTTCAAGGTTTTCTGGCGAGCTAGTTTTATCTTGACTTTTTTGATGTATCTAGCTTTGGTTATTGCGGTCTTCACTTTAAAATCCTAA